A window of the Williamsia phyllosphaerae genome harbors these coding sequences:
- the ruvA gene encoding Holliday junction branch migration protein RuvA, which produces MIASLRGPVLHIALDHLVIECAGVGYRVLATPSTLAAVNRDSETTLLTTMIVREDSMTLYGFTEPDARELFALLQTVTGVGPRLAMATLAVLEPDSLRMALADSDIKALCTVPGIGKRVAERLAVELRDKVDRPHAGPRAHEGAGAPMGVGDQVVEALTGLGFGLPAAERAVASVLADEPDADSARALRASLALLGKGTR; this is translated from the coding sequence ATGATCGCGTCGCTGCGAGGCCCGGTGTTGCACATCGCGCTCGACCACCTGGTCATCGAGTGTGCCGGCGTGGGCTACCGCGTCCTGGCGACGCCGTCGACGCTGGCCGCTGTCAACCGCGACTCGGAGACGACGCTGCTCACGACGATGATCGTCCGCGAGGACTCGATGACCCTCTACGGGTTCACCGAGCCCGACGCGCGGGAGTTGTTCGCGCTGCTGCAGACGGTGACGGGCGTGGGCCCGCGCCTGGCGATGGCGACCCTGGCCGTTCTCGAACCCGACTCGCTACGGATGGCGTTGGCCGACTCCGACATCAAGGCCCTGTGCACGGTTCCGGGAATCGGTAAACGTGTCGCCGAGCGGCTCGCGGTCGAGTTGCGCGACAAGGTCGACCGCCCGCACGCGGGACCGCGTGCGCACGAGGGCGCCGGCGCACCGATGGGCGTCGGTGACCAGGTCGTCGAGGCCCTCACCGGACTCGGGTTCGGGCTGCCCGCGGCCGAACGGGCGGTGGCGAGTGTGCTCGCCGACGAACCGGACGCGGATTCGGCGAGGGCGCTGCGGGCGAGTCTCGCCCTGCTCGGGAAGGGCACGCGATGA
- the yajC gene encoding preprotein translocase subunit YajC, with amino-acid sequence MEFLFPILLIFLVGFMFLSVRRQKKAATAAQEMQDSLQPGARVQTTSGTYATVVGLADGVVDLELAPGVVSRWNRLAVREVVHADDLAASFPGASTDHFDADDELEAHDDFAPADHDADDTVTLDKRADSDK; translated from the coding sequence ATGGAATTCCTGTTCCCGATCCTGCTGATCTTCCTGGTCGGCTTCATGTTCCTGTCCGTTCGGCGCCAGAAGAAGGCCGCCACCGCCGCGCAGGAGATGCAGGATTCCCTGCAGCCGGGCGCGCGGGTCCAGACCACCTCGGGCACCTACGCGACCGTGGTCGGACTCGCCGACGGCGTCGTCGACCTGGAACTGGCCCCCGGCGTGGTCTCCCGCTGGAACCGGTTGGCCGTCCGTGAGGTCGTGCACGCCGACGACCTCGCCGCGTCGTTCCCCGGTGCATCCACCGATCACTTCGACGCCGACGACGAGCTCGAGGCGCACGACGATTTCGCACCGGCCGATCACGACGCCGACGACACCGTGACCCTCGACAAGAGGGCCGACAGCGACAAGTGA
- the pdxT gene encoding pyridoxal 5'-phosphate synthase glutaminase subunit PdxT — MTPTVGVLALQGDVREHIAALDEVGARGVLVRRPAELAAVDGIVIPGGESTTMSRLLELLELLDPLRAQLAQGLPAYGSCAGMILLASTVLDTRPDAHHLDALDITVRRNAFGRQVQSFETDLELSGIAGGPMRAVFIRAPWVEETGEGVEILARVPNGPAAGRVVAVRQGQVLATSFHPEVTGDRRVHRHFVEMITRSA; from the coding sequence GTGACACCGACCGTCGGCGTGCTCGCCCTGCAGGGCGACGTGCGCGAACACATCGCTGCCCTCGACGAGGTGGGTGCGCGTGGGGTCCTGGTCCGTCGCCCCGCCGAACTCGCTGCGGTCGACGGCATCGTCATCCCCGGCGGCGAGTCCACCACGATGAGCCGACTCCTCGAACTGCTCGAACTCCTCGACCCCCTGCGCGCACAGTTGGCGCAGGGACTGCCCGCCTACGGATCCTGTGCGGGGATGATCCTGCTCGCGTCGACCGTCCTCGACACCCGTCCCGATGCCCATCACCTCGATGCCCTCGACATCACGGTGCGGCGCAACGCATTCGGGCGTCAGGTGCAGTCGTTCGAGACCGATCTGGAGCTGTCCGGGATCGCGGGCGGGCCGATGCGGGCGGTCTTCATCCGCGCGCCGTGGGTGGAGGAGACCGGCGAGGGGGTCGAGATCCTGGCGCGGGTACCGAACGGCCCGGCCGCCGGACGCGTGGTCGCGGTGCGCCAGGGACAGGTGCTGGCCACCTCGTTCCATCCCGAGGTGACCGGCGACCGGCGCGTCCACCGTCACTTCGTGGAGATGATCACCCGGTCGGCGTGA
- the ruvB gene encoding Holliday junction branch migration DNA helicase RuvB, which produces MTDGADQYPGTDAFDEPDDRDVSPFSVTGDGDFDTNLRPRSLGDFIGQPRVCEQLELVLAGARGRGGTPDHILLSGPPGLGKTSLAMIIAGEMGAAIRVTSGPALERAGDLAAMLSNLVEGDVLFIDEIHRIARPAEEMLYLAMEDYRVDVVVGKGPGATSIPLDVAPFTLVGATTRSGSLTGPLRDRFGFTAHMEFYEASELLQVITRSAGILGISMNHDAGAEIAGRSRGTPRIANRLLRRVRDYAEVRGDGVVTLDVARAALRVYDVDELGFDRLDRAVLNALVRGFGGGPVGVSTIAVAVGEEPATVEEVCEPFLVRAGMIARTPRGRIATAAAWHHLDLTPPAGALNASFGVRVRDDDTLFGPDL; this is translated from the coding sequence ATGACCGACGGCGCTGATCAGTACCCCGGTACCGATGCATTCGACGAGCCCGACGACCGCGACGTGAGTCCGTTCTCGGTGACCGGTGACGGTGACTTCGACACCAACCTGCGGCCGCGGAGCCTGGGTGACTTCATCGGCCAGCCCCGGGTGTGCGAGCAACTCGAACTCGTCCTGGCCGGGGCCCGCGGTCGTGGCGGCACGCCCGACCACATTCTGCTGTCCGGTCCGCCCGGACTCGGCAAGACCTCGCTGGCGATGATCATCGCCGGTGAGATGGGGGCGGCGATCCGCGTGACGTCGGGCCCTGCGCTCGAGCGGGCCGGCGACCTCGCGGCGATGCTCTCCAACCTCGTCGAGGGCGATGTGCTGTTCATCGACGAGATCCACCGGATCGCCCGCCCGGCCGAGGAGATGCTGTACCTCGCCATGGAGGACTACCGCGTCGACGTCGTCGTCGGCAAGGGGCCGGGTGCGACATCGATCCCACTGGACGTGGCCCCGTTCACCCTGGTCGGGGCGACCACGCGCTCGGGCTCGCTCACCGGTCCGCTCCGCGACCGTTTCGGGTTCACCGCCCACATGGAGTTCTACGAGGCGTCGGAACTGCTGCAGGTCATCACCCGTTCAGCCGGGATCCTGGGCATCTCGATGAACCACGATGCCGGCGCCGAGATCGCCGGTCGGTCGCGGGGGACACCCCGCATCGCCAACCGACTGCTGCGCCGCGTCCGCGACTACGCCGAGGTCCGCGGCGACGGCGTGGTCACCCTCGACGTCGCCCGGGCCGCGTTGCGCGTCTACGACGTCGACGAACTCGGCTTCGACCGCCTCGATCGTGCGGTGCTCAACGCCCTGGTCCGGGGTTTCGGCGGGGGACCGGTCGGCGTGTCGACGATCGCCGTGGCGGTCGGTGAGGAACCGGCCACCGTCGAGGAGGTGTGCGAACCGTTCCTGGTCCGGGCCGGGATGATCGCGCGCACGCCGCGCGGCCGGATCGCGACCGCCGCGGCGTGGCACCACCTCGACCTGACCCCGCCCGCAGGCGCCCTCAACGCGTCGTTCGGGGTCCGCGTGCGCGACGACGACACCCTGTTCGGCCCCGACCTCTAG
- a CDS encoding PP2C family protein-serine/threonine phosphatase, which produces MTGEPSATVRNASTSGTHDFVGRQIAWAAVSDRGLVREANEDAALVTNLSYLLADGMGGHDAGEIASEAALHALGAVHPTDRSSTRAAVLDALVTARRDIEDIDSSHGRRAGTTVSGALLVTFDDQPHWLVLNIGDSRTYRWSESEIEQVTTDHSQVQELIDAGHLTPEAARVDPRRNVITRALGAGMDADADFFTFPVVSGDVVLVCSDGLTGELPDAEIAQIIADTTPDAGAIAAELVSAALSLGARDNVTVVVAVVH; this is translated from the coding sequence ATGACCGGCGAACCGTCGGCGACGGTGCGCAACGCGTCGACCTCGGGGACACACGATTTCGTCGGCCGACAGATCGCTTGGGCCGCGGTCAGCGATCGGGGCCTGGTACGTGAGGCCAACGAGGACGCCGCCCTGGTGACGAACCTGTCGTATCTGCTCGCCGACGGCATGGGCGGGCACGACGCGGGCGAGATCGCCAGCGAGGCAGCGCTGCACGCCCTCGGTGCGGTGCATCCCACCGACCGGTCGAGCACAAGAGCGGCGGTGCTCGACGCCCTCGTCACCGCCCGCCGCGACATCGAGGACATCGATTCCAGCCACGGCCGTCGTGCCGGCACCACGGTGAGCGGCGCGCTGCTGGTGACCTTCGACGACCAACCCCACTGGTTGGTCCTCAACATCGGCGACTCGCGCACCTACCGCTGGTCGGAGTCGGAGATCGAACAGGTCACCACCGACCACTCGCAGGTCCAGGAGCTGATCGACGCCGGCCACCTGACCCCCGAGGCGGCCCGTGTCGACCCGCGGCGCAACGTGATCACCCGCGCGCTGGGCGCCGGGATGGACGCCGACGCCGACTTCTTCACCTTCCCGGTCGTCTCCGGCGACGTGGTCCTGGTGTGCTCGGACGGCCTCACCGGCGAGCTCCCGGACGCCGAGATCGCGCAGATCATCGCCGACACCACGCCGGACGCGGGCGCGATCGCGGCCGAGCTCGTCTCGGCGGCGTTGTCGCTGGGCGCGCGGGACAACGTGACCGTCGTCGTCGCCGTCGTGCACTGA
- a CDS encoding phosphatidylinositol mannoside acyltransferase — MSLGGRVADWGYGAGWSMVRRLPERTARRAFDTVGARVGSRGGPDQLRRNLSRVLGVAPDEVPTDLMRDAMRSYARYWCEAFRLPAMDFATAASRVYVAPPDLANFETAYAKGKGVVFALPHSGNWDMAGVWLVQQTGQFATVAERLEPESLFRKFVAFRESLGFEIFPLSGGERPPYEQLAQRLRDGGVVCLLGERDLAKHGVPVEFFGEPTRMPAGAAKLAIDTGAALMPVHHFFTDGPNSQILCDPPIDVSVGVGPATQAVADAFARNIAAHPQDWHMLQPLWEADWSDERRARLGGTGR, encoded by the coding sequence GTGAGTCTCGGCGGACGGGTGGCCGATTGGGGCTACGGCGCAGGGTGGTCGATGGTGCGTCGCCTCCCGGAACGGACCGCACGTCGCGCGTTCGACACCGTCGGGGCGCGCGTCGGGTCACGCGGCGGCCCGGACCAACTGCGACGCAACCTCTCCCGAGTGTTGGGTGTCGCGCCCGACGAGGTCCCGACCGATCTGATGCGCGACGCCATGCGGTCCTACGCCCGCTACTGGTGCGAGGCGTTCCGACTGCCCGCCATGGACTTCGCGACCGCGGCGTCGCGGGTGTACGTGGCACCGCCCGACCTCGCGAACTTCGAGACCGCCTACGCCAAGGGCAAAGGCGTGGTGTTCGCGCTGCCGCACAGCGGCAACTGGGACATGGCCGGAGTGTGGCTGGTCCAACAGACCGGACAGTTCGCGACGGTGGCCGAGCGACTCGAGCCCGAGTCGCTGTTCCGCAAGTTCGTCGCCTTCCGCGAGAGCCTGGGGTTCGAGATCTTCCCGCTCTCCGGCGGCGAACGCCCACCGTATGAGCAACTGGCGCAACGGCTCCGCGACGGCGGTGTGGTCTGCCTGCTCGGCGAACGAGACCTCGCCAAACACGGTGTCCCGGTGGAGTTCTTCGGCGAGCCGACGCGCATGCCCGCAGGCGCGGCCAAACTGGCCATCGACACCGGCGCCGCCCTGATGCCGGTCCACCACTTCTTCACCGACGGCCCGAACTCGCAGATCCTGTGCGACCCGCCGATCGACGTCTCGGTCGGTGTCGGGCCGGCCACCCAGGCCGTCGCCGACGCCTTCGCCCGCAACATCGCCGCGCACCCCCAGGACTGGCACATGCTCCAGCCGTTGTGGGAGGCGGACTGGTCCGACGAACGACGTGCCCGTCTCGGGGGTACCGGCCGATGA
- a CDS encoding YebC/PmpR family DNA-binding transcriptional regulator — MSGHSKWATTKHKKAVVDAKRSKMFAKLVKNIEVAARTGGGDPVGNPTLFDAIQKAKKSSVPNENIERARKRGGGEEAGGADWQNITYEGYGPNGVALLIECLTDNRNRAAGEVRTAMTRNGGNMADPGSVAYLFTRKGVVTLEKSDQSEDDVLDAVLEAGAEEITDLGDSFEIISEPTDLVAVRSALQSSGIDYDSAEASFRASVEVPVDADGARKVFKLIDALEDSDDVQNVYSNVDISDDVLAELDED; from the coding sequence ATGAGCGGCCATTCCAAGTGGGCCACCACCAAGCACAAGAAGGCGGTGGTGGACGCCAAGCGCAGCAAGATGTTCGCGAAGCTGGTGAAGAACATCGAGGTCGCGGCGCGGACCGGCGGCGGCGACCCCGTCGGCAACCCGACCCTGTTCGACGCGATCCAGAAGGCCAAGAAGTCCTCGGTGCCCAACGAGAACATCGAGCGGGCCCGCAAACGGGGCGGCGGCGAAGAGGCCGGCGGCGCCGACTGGCAGAACATCACCTACGAGGGCTACGGGCCCAACGGCGTCGCGCTGCTCATCGAGTGCCTCACCGACAACCGCAACCGCGCCGCCGGCGAGGTCCGCACCGCGATGACCCGCAACGGCGGCAACATGGCCGATCCCGGATCGGTCGCCTACCTGTTCACCCGCAAGGGCGTGGTGACGTTGGAGAAGTCGGATCAGTCCGAGGACGACGTGCTCGACGCGGTCCTCGAGGCCGGCGCCGAGGAGATCACCGACCTCGGCGACTCCTTCGAGATCATCAGCGAGCCGACCGATCTCGTCGCGGTCCGCTCCGCCCTGCAGAGCTCCGGCATCGACTACGACTCGGCCGAGGCCAGCTTCCGCGCATCGGTGGAGGTGCCGGTGGACGCCGACGGCGCCCGCAAGGTGTTCAAGCTGATCGACGCACTCGAGGACTCCGACGACGTGCAGAACGTCTACAGCAATGTCGACATCAGCGACGATGTACTCGCGGAACTCGACGAGGACTGA
- the pdxS gene encoding pyridoxal 5'-phosphate synthase lyase subunit PdxS: MSNSLENETSQPTGPGTARVKRGMAEMLKGGVIMDVVTAEQAKIAEDAGAVAVMALERVPADIRAEGGVSRMSDPDMIDSIIASVSIPVMAKARIGHFVEAQIIQSLGVDYIDESEVLTPADYSHHIDKWKFTVPFVCGATNLGEALRRISEGAAMIRSKGEAGTGDVSNATTHMRTIGGEIRRLTSLSPDELYVAAKELQAPYDLVVEVARLGRLPVTLFTAGGIATPADAAMMMQLGADGVFVGSGIFKSGNPAERAVAIVQATTFHDDPDVLAKVSRGLGEAMVGINVEQLPVDHRLSERGW, translated from the coding sequence ATGAGCAACAGCCTCGAGAACGAGACCTCCCAGCCGACCGGTCCGGGCACAGCCCGGGTCAAGCGTGGCATGGCGGAGATGCTCAAGGGTGGCGTGATCATGGACGTGGTCACCGCCGAACAGGCCAAGATCGCCGAGGACGCGGGTGCGGTCGCGGTGATGGCGCTCGAGCGGGTCCCCGCCGACATCCGCGCCGAGGGCGGCGTGTCGCGGATGAGCGATCCCGACATGATCGACTCGATCATCGCGTCCGTCTCGATCCCGGTCATGGCGAAAGCTCGCATCGGCCACTTCGTCGAGGCGCAGATCATCCAGAGCCTGGGCGTCGACTACATCGACGAGTCCGAAGTCCTCACCCCCGCCGACTACAGCCACCACATCGACAAGTGGAAGTTCACCGTGCCGTTCGTGTGCGGAGCCACCAACCTGGGCGAGGCGCTGCGGCGTATCTCCGAGGGGGCGGCGATGATCCGCTCCAAGGGTGAGGCCGGCACCGGCGACGTCTCCAACGCCACCACCCACATGCGGACCATCGGCGGGGAGATCCGTCGACTCACGTCGCTCTCGCCCGACGAGCTCTACGTCGCGGCCAAGGAACTGCAGGCGCCGTACGACCTCGTCGTCGAGGTGGCTCGACTCGGCCGCCTGCCCGTCACCCTGTTCACCGCAGGCGGCATCGCCACCCCGGCCGACGCGGCGATGATGATGCAGCTCGGAGCGGACGGCGTGTTCGTCGGCTCGGGCATCTTCAAGTCCGGCAACCCGGCCGAGCGCGCCGTCGCGATCGTGCAGGCCACCACCTTCCACGACGACCCCGACGTGCTGGCCAAGGTGTCGCGCGGTCTCGGCGAGGCCATGGTCGGCATCAACGTCGAACAGCTCCCGGTGGATCACCGCCTGTCCGAGCGCGGCTGGTAA
- a CDS encoding acyl-CoA thioesterase produces MATIEEILQLETIDADIYRGGAHASQLQRTFGGQVAGQALVSATHTVDPSYRVHSLHGYFLRPGNPDQPTIFLVDRVRDGRSFCTRRVTGMQGGEAIFSMSASFGIPSDGLVHQDEMPPAPDPESIADPFLARTEAQKSVFREWENFDIRIVPHEQMVRYERFAAQQRVWFRYRHRLPDDQVFHVCTLAYMSDMTLLGSAKVAHPDANPQSASLDHAMWFLRPFRADEWLLYDQTSPSAADGRALTQGRIFDADGRMVAAVTQEGLARVGREMPVDQHAKRDQDTK; encoded by the coding sequence ATGGCGACCATCGAGGAGATCCTGCAACTCGAGACGATCGATGCGGACATCTATCGCGGCGGCGCACACGCGAGTCAGCTGCAGCGCACGTTCGGCGGACAGGTCGCGGGACAGGCGCTCGTGTCGGCGACCCACACCGTCGACCCGTCCTACCGGGTCCATTCGTTGCACGGATACTTCCTCCGCCCGGGCAACCCCGATCAGCCGACGATCTTCCTGGTCGACCGTGTCCGCGACGGACGGTCGTTCTGCACGCGACGCGTCACCGGCATGCAGGGCGGTGAGGCCATCTTCTCGATGTCGGCGTCGTTCGGCATCCCGTCGGACGGGCTGGTGCACCAGGACGAGATGCCGCCCGCTCCGGACCCGGAGAGCATCGCCGATCCGTTCCTCGCCCGGACCGAGGCCCAGAAGTCGGTGTTCCGGGAGTGGGAGAACTTCGACATCCGGATCGTGCCGCACGAGCAGATGGTCCGCTACGAGCGGTTCGCCGCGCAGCAGCGTGTGTGGTTCCGCTACCGGCACCGCCTGCCCGACGACCAGGTCTTCCACGTCTGCACCCTCGCCTACATGAGCGACATGACGTTGCTCGGTTCGGCGAAGGTCGCCCACCCCGACGCCAACCCGCAGAGCGCCTCGCTCGATCACGCGATGTGGTTCCTCCGGCCGTTCCGCGCCGACGAGTGGTTGCTCTACGACCAGACCTCACCCTCGGCGGCCGACGGACGCGCCCTGACCCAGGGCCGCATCTTCGACGCCGACGGCCGCATGGTGGCGGCGGTGACCCAGGAGGGTCTCGCGCGCGTCGGGCGCGAGATGCCCGTCGACCAGCACGCCAAGCGCGATCAGGACACGAAATGA
- a CDS encoding glycosyltransferase family 4 protein, with protein sequence MRIGMICPYSFDTPGGVQAHVVELAQVFIERGHTVSVLAPASDDTTLPDYVVSVGPALAVPYNGSISRVNFGPKAYARTREWLRDGEFDVLHVHEPNAPSISMLSLMVAQGPIVATFHTSTTKSWWLSTFQGILRPYHERIVGKIAVSELARRWQMESLGSDAVEIPNGIHVSAFAEATPLEGFPRDGRTVLFLGRYDEPRKGIDVLMRALPAIVARFPDITVLVVGGGNEWALRRRAGTLADHLVILGQVDDAMKARALASADVYCAPNLGGESFGIVLVEAMAAGAAIVASELDAFRRVLDDGRSGRLVTTGNGQALAAGVIDLLSDDAARSELTARAFERAQRFDWSRIADQILQVYETVTVGADPVFVSD encoded by the coding sequence ATGAGGATCGGGATGATCTGCCCCTACTCGTTCGACACCCCGGGCGGGGTCCAGGCGCACGTCGTCGAACTCGCCCAGGTGTTCATCGAACGCGGGCACACGGTGAGCGTCCTCGCGCCCGCGAGCGACGACACGACGCTGCCGGACTACGTCGTGTCGGTGGGCCCGGCGTTGGCCGTCCCCTACAACGGGTCGATCTCCCGGGTGAACTTCGGACCCAAGGCCTACGCCCGTACCCGGGAGTGGTTGCGCGACGGGGAGTTCGATGTCCTGCACGTACACGAACCGAACGCCCCGAGCATCTCGATGCTGTCGTTGATGGTGGCCCAGGGGCCCATCGTGGCCACCTTCCACACGTCGACGACGAAATCATGGTGGCTGAGCACCTTCCAGGGCATCCTGCGGCCGTACCACGAACGGATCGTCGGCAAGATCGCCGTCTCCGAGCTCGCCCGCCGCTGGCAGATGGAGTCGCTGGGGTCGGACGCGGTCGAGATCCCCAACGGCATCCACGTGTCCGCCTTCGCCGAGGCGACCCCGCTCGAGGGGTTCCCACGCGACGGGCGGACGGTGCTGTTCCTCGGCCGATACGACGAGCCCCGCAAGGGCATCGACGTGTTGATGCGCGCACTACCTGCGATCGTCGCGCGGTTCCCCGACATCACCGTCCTCGTCGTCGGCGGCGGCAACGAGTGGGCGCTGCGACGACGCGCGGGCACGCTCGCCGATCACCTGGTCATCCTCGGTCAGGTCGACGACGCGATGAAGGCGCGCGCGCTGGCGTCGGCCGACGTGTACTGCGCGCCCAACCTCGGTGGCGAGAGCTTCGGGATCGTGCTGGTGGAGGCCATGGCCGCGGGGGCTGCCATCGTCGCCAGCGAACTCGACGCATTTCGTCGTGTCCTCGACGACGGCCGGTCGGGACGTCTGGTCACCACCGGCAACGGGCAGGCTCTCGCGGCGGGCGTCATCGACCTCCTCTCCGACGACGCCGCCCGCTCCGAGCTCACCGCCCGGGCGTTCGAACGCGCCCAGCGCTTCGACTGGTCGCGCATCGCCGACCAGATCCTGCAGGTCTACGAGACCGTCACCGTGGGCGCGGACCCGGTGTTCGTGAGCGACTGA
- the pgsA gene encoding phosphatidylinositol phosphate synthase: protein MARFLSITGRAGMSKITVPIARSLLKIGLTPDAMTIIGTVASVAAAVTLFPMGYLLAGALVIWLFVMFDMIDGAMARARGGGTRFGAVLDATCDRIADGAIFAGLGWWAVVHSDHKILFIGLMICLVTSQVISYAKARAEASGLDGNGGLIERPERLIIILVGAGLSELGMPWLVHVAVWALAAGSVVTVGQRMLSISNSPGARDLLPIETKPDQTATEQTSESEPPR, encoded by the coding sequence ATGGCACGTTTTCTGAGCATCACCGGTCGGGCAGGGATGTCCAAGATCACCGTTCCCATCGCACGGAGCCTCCTCAAGATCGGGCTGACCCCGGACGCCATGACGATCATCGGCACCGTGGCGTCGGTCGCGGCCGCGGTCACCCTGTTCCCGATGGGCTATCTGCTGGCCGGTGCGCTGGTCATCTGGCTGTTCGTCATGTTCGACATGATCGACGGCGCCATGGCCCGCGCCCGGGGTGGCGGAACGCGTTTCGGCGCCGTGCTCGACGCCACCTGCGACCGCATCGCCGACGGGGCCATCTTCGCCGGACTCGGCTGGTGGGCGGTCGTGCACTCCGACCACAAGATCCTGTTCATCGGGCTGATGATCTGCCTGGTGACCTCGCAGGTGATCTCCTACGCCAAGGCCAGGGCCGAGGCGAGCGGGCTCGACGGCAACGGCGGACTCATCGAGCGGCCCGAGCGGCTCATCATCATCCTGGTCGGCGCCGGACTCAGCGAACTCGGCATGCCGTGGCTGGTCCACGTCGCGGTGTGGGCGCTCGCCGCGGGCAGCGTCGTCACCGTCGGCCAACGCATGCTGTCGATCTCCAACTCCCCGGGAGCCCGCGACCTGCTGCCGATCGAGACGAAGCCGGATCAGACCGCCACCGAGCAGACCAGCGAATCCGAGCCGCCCAGGTGA
- a CDS encoding HIT family protein, which yields MTEEQIRDSGAGEPDRLSRLWSPHRMSYITSAVKGSDSGSAASTHPFLDIPRLSDEDGLVVARGESVYAVLNLYPYNPGHSMIVPYRQVADLEDLTPAESAELMAFTQRLIRAIKTVSRPHAFNVGLNLGTAAGGSLAEHLHQHVVPRWGGDANFITVISETKVMPQLLRDTRALLADAWTALGD from the coding sequence GTGACCGAGGAGCAGATCCGCGACAGCGGCGCCGGCGAACCCGACCGGCTCTCGCGGCTGTGGAGTCCGCACCGGATGTCCTACATCACCTCCGCGGTCAAGGGGTCCGACTCCGGGTCGGCGGCGTCGACCCATCCGTTCCTCGACATCCCCCGACTGTCCGACGAGGACGGTCTCGTCGTGGCGCGCGGGGAGTCGGTGTACGCAGTGCTCAACCTGTACCCCTACAACCCGGGGCACTCGATGATCGTGCCGTATCGGCAGGTCGCCGACCTGGAGGATCTGACGCCGGCGGAGAGCGCCGAGTTGATGGCCTTCACCCAGAGGCTGATCCGGGCCATCAAGACGGTGTCGCGGCCGCACGCGTTCAACGTAGGACTGAACCTGGGGACCGCAGCGGGCGGGTCGCTCGCCGAACACCTGCATCAACACGTCGTCCCGCGGTGGGGCGGCGACGCCAATTTCATCACGGTGATCAGCGAGACCAAGGTGATGCCGCAGTTGCTGCGCGACACCCGGGCGCTGCTCGCCGACGCGTGGACGGCACTCGGGGACTGA
- the ruvC gene encoding crossover junction endodeoxyribonuclease RuvC encodes MRVMGVDPGLTRCGIALVESGSGRSVTALDVDVVRTPADMDLAERLLAIHTAAVHWLDTHLPDVVAVERVFAQNQVSTAMGTAQAAGVIALAAAQRGVPVRFHTPSEVKAAVTGSGRADKAQVTTMITRILGMQEKPKPADAADALALAICHCWRGPAAERLAQAEARAAAITASRLAAAKAAGTPVRARVRR; translated from the coding sequence GTGCGCGTCATGGGTGTCGACCCCGGTCTGACCAGGTGCGGTATCGCACTGGTCGAGTCCGGATCCGGACGGTCGGTGACCGCACTCGACGTCGACGTGGTGCGGACGCCCGCAGACATGGACCTCGCCGAGCGGCTCCTCGCGATCCACACCGCGGCCGTGCACTGGCTCGACACCCACCTCCCCGACGTCGTCGCCGTGGAGCGGGTGTTCGCGCAGAACCAGGTGAGCACCGCGATGGGCACCGCCCAGGCCGCGGGCGTCATCGCGCTCGCGGCCGCACAGCGGGGCGTACCCGTCCGATTCCACACCCCCAGTGAGGTGAAGGCCGCCGTGACCGGCAGTGGACGTGCAGACAAGGCCCAGGTCACCACCATGATCACCCGCATCTTGGGGATGCAGGAGAAGCCCAAACCCGCAGACGCCGCCGATGCACTGGCCTTGGCGATCTGTCACTGCTGGCGCGGTCCCGCCGCCGAACGCCTCGCGCAGGCCGAGGCGCGCGCCGCCGCGATCACCGCGTCGCGACTCGCCGCGGCGAAGGCCGCGGGCACGCCCGTCCGGGCACGGGTGCGCCGATGA